A window of the Gordonia humi genome harbors these coding sequences:
- a CDS encoding TetR/AcrR family transcriptional regulator — protein sequence MTTEVGTGRPRDSRIDAAVLGAAREVLSEVGYAGLTLTEVAARAGTSVPALRRRWPGKVHLVHHVLFPSEVTMPPRNPNATLDDEIVAIIDGCAVIFGDCATRQAVIGLIGDLGPQADVQQQLTDRLRDVVWPDVTQRLRDAAARDGIDAPDDPTMVIEMAFGGTLAAVLMRGGDGLDDAWRASMRRVLRAVLAAGD from the coding sequence ATGACGACCGAGGTCGGTACGGGGAGACCGCGAGACAGCCGGATCGATGCGGCGGTGCTGGGCGCCGCGCGCGAGGTGCTCAGCGAAGTCGGCTATGCCGGACTGACGTTGACCGAGGTCGCGGCCCGCGCGGGCACGTCGGTGCCCGCTCTGCGTCGCCGCTGGCCGGGGAAGGTGCATCTGGTGCACCATGTGCTGTTTCCGAGCGAAGTGACCATGCCGCCGCGGAATCCGAACGCGACGCTCGACGACGAGATCGTGGCGATCATCGACGGATGCGCGGTGATCTTCGGTGACTGTGCCACTCGCCAGGCGGTCATCGGACTGATCGGCGACCTCGGACCTCAGGCCGATGTGCAGCAGCAGCTGACGGACCGTCTGCGCGACGTCGTATGGCCGGATGTGACGCAACGTCTGCGCGACGCCGCCGCGCGCGACGGCATCGACGCCCCGGACGATCCGACGATGGTGATCGAGATGGCCTTCGGCGGCACCCTGGCCGCAGTCCTCATGCGCGGTGGCGACGGACTCGACGACGCCTGGCGCGCTTCGATGCGGAGAGTGCTGCGAGCGGTGCTCGCGGCCGGGGACTGA